In the genome of Mucilaginibacter sp. 14171R-50, the window AAATTTGGGTGTATGAATATCCAGCTTACCCCAGGTAATTTTCTCGTTCGGTACCGCGCCCGAGTACGAGCCGTATGACGTGGTCGAATCGCTCACCTGGCAAAAGTAACTCCAGAAAGGGATATCCTGCATTTCCATATCCTGGTAAAGCATAGGTACCACACAAATCGGGAAATCGCCTGCTATACCACCACCTATCTGGAAAAAGCCCACGCCTTTACCGCCTGAGTTTTTTGGGTACCAATCGGCCAGCCAGGCCATATATTCGATACCGCTTTTCATGGTGGTTGCCTTTATTTCACCTTTTATTACGTACGATGCAAAGATATTCCCCATGGTAGAGTCTTCCCAGCCCGGTACCACAATTGGCAGGTTACGCTCGGCGGCCGCCAGCATCCATGAATTTTTCGGGTCTATTTCATAATACTGCTCCAGCTCGCCGCTTAGCAGTATCTTATACATAAACTCATGCGGGAAATAACGTTCGCCCGCGGTATCAGCATCCTTCCATATTTTATAAATATGCTTTTGCAAACGGCGGAAGGCTTCTTCTTCGGGGATGCACGTATCGGTTACACGGTTATAATGATTCTCTAACAGGTCCCACTCGTCCTGCGGACTAAGATCGCGGTA includes:
- a CDS encoding deoxyhypusine synthase family protein, with the translated sequence MSTSRGPISQFIEKNYLHFNAAALMDAAKGYETHLTEGGKMMVTIAGAMSTAELGISLAEMIRQGKIDIISCTGANLEEDIMNLVAHSHYKRVPHYRDLSPQDEWDLLENHYNRVTDTCIPEEEAFRRLQKHIYKIWKDADTAGERYFPHEFMYKILLSGELEQYYEIDPKNSWMLAAAERNLPIVVPGWEDSTMGNIFASYVIKGEIKATTMKSGIEYMAWLADWYPKNSGGKGVGFFQIGGGIAGDFPICVVPMLYQDMEMQDIPFWSYFCQVSDSTTSYGSYSGAVPNEKITWGKLDIHTPKFIVESDATIVVPLIFAWILKQ